The Saccharopolyspora gloriosae genome has a segment encoding these proteins:
- a CDS encoding GntR family transcriptional regulator, which produces MPRPSETVYDALKSLIQTGQLAPGEHLVEDELCARHEVSRTPVRNALRKLSSEDLVTIKPHRGAFVASWTDDDAAEVMTLRSMLEPHAAALAAQRRTDDQLADLRGLCGHMETCEQDRPRDFRDELARLNHELHLTTLQAAASPRLYNITATLTRAPLMTGSFQFYGDDQLRRSLREHRDLVDAIAHRDAPAAHAVMEAHLRLAYRTMLTK; this is translated from the coding sequence ATGCCACGACCGTCCGAGACGGTCTACGACGCGCTCAAGTCGCTCATCCAGACCGGTCAGCTGGCTCCCGGCGAGCACCTCGTCGAAGACGAGTTGTGCGCCCGTCACGAGGTCAGCCGCACGCCCGTACGCAACGCCCTGCGCAAGCTCAGCAGTGAAGACCTCGTCACGATCAAACCCCACCGGGGCGCTTTCGTCGCCTCGTGGACCGACGACGACGCCGCCGAGGTCATGACCCTGCGCAGCATGCTCGAACCCCACGCCGCCGCGCTGGCCGCCCAGCGCCGCACCGACGACCAGCTGGCCGACCTGCGCGGACTGTGCGGGCACATGGAGACCTGCGAACAGGATCGCCCTCGGGACTTCCGCGACGAACTCGCCCGGCTCAACCACGAGCTGCACCTGACCACCCTGCAAGCCGCCGCGTCGCCCCGCCTCTACAACATCACCGCCACGCTCACCCGAGCGCCGCTGATGACCGGCTCATTCCAGTTCTACGGCGACGACCAGCTGCGACGCAGCCTGCGCGAACATCGCGACCTCGTCGACGCCATCGCACACCGCGACGCCCCCGCCGCCCACGCGGTCATGGAAGCCCACCTCCGGCTCGCCTACCGCACCATGCTCACGAAGTAG
- a CDS encoding TetR/AcrR family transcriptional regulator, giving the protein MGRDNVGGRRYAGLDPAERARQRRTVLLEAAEDLFGTQGYRATSVKQVCVRAGLTQRYFYESFRDREAALVAVYEKLIDGLRAATLEAIAAADRSELVDRGLGAFIDFLTADERRAKIVLIEVVGVSPELEVRRHAALTGFADLVAEMWLGAGKPAALHRMTAMALVGGVNYLLVDWLLKGAPERPAELLQACTMLFEGAKSQFPDPA; this is encoded by the coding sequence TTGGGACGGGACAACGTCGGCGGACGTCGATACGCGGGCCTGGACCCCGCGGAGCGCGCGCGGCAGCGACGAACCGTCCTGCTGGAGGCCGCCGAAGACCTCTTCGGCACCCAGGGCTATCGCGCGACATCGGTCAAGCAGGTGTGCGTCCGAGCCGGACTGACCCAGCGGTACTTCTACGAATCCTTCCGCGATCGGGAGGCCGCGCTCGTCGCCGTGTACGAGAAGCTCATCGACGGTCTGCGCGCCGCGACCCTGGAGGCGATCGCCGCGGCGGACCGGTCCGAGCTCGTCGACCGCGGACTGGGCGCGTTCATCGACTTCCTCACCGCCGACGAACGGCGCGCGAAGATCGTGCTGATCGAGGTCGTCGGGGTATCGCCGGAACTGGAAGTCCGGCGGCACGCGGCGCTGACCGGGTTCGCGGACCTGGTCGCCGAGATGTGGCTGGGAGCGGGCAAGCCCGCCGCGCTGCACCGGATGACGGCGATGGCGCTCGTCGGCGGGGTCAACTACCTGCTGGTCGACTGGCTGCTCAAAGGAGCCCCCGAACGGCCCGCCGAGCTGCTGCAGGCGTGCACGATGTTGTTCGAGGGAGCCAAAAGCCAGTTCCCGGACCCGGCTTAG
- the mftD gene encoding pre-mycofactocin synthase MftD (MftD, an enzyme found in the mycofactocin biosynthesis locus, performs an oxidative deamination of 3-amino-5-[(p-hydroxyphenyl)methyl]-4,4-dimethyl-2-pyrrolidinone (AHDP). The resulting compound, now called pre-mycofactocin (PMFT), is a biologically active redox cofactor that can oxidize the non-exchangeable NADH of TIGR03971 family SDR-type oxidoreductases.), producing MSNGWFESVAEAQRRARKRLPWSVYGALIAGSEKGATLADNQAAFGELGFAPHVAGLSPERDLATTVLGQPISLPVVISPTGVQAVHPDGEVAVARAAAARGTAMGLSGFASKSIEDVVAANPQTFFQTYWVGGRDAVVRRMQRAKEAGAVGMIATTDWSFSHGRDWGSPSIPESMSLATMLCYAPEALRHPRWLAAFAKQRTIPDLRVPNVDGRGEQGPTFFGAYGQWMQTPPPSWDDIAWMREQWDGPFMLKGVCRVDDAKRAVDAGVTAISVSNHGGNNLDGTPASIRVLPAIADAVGGQVEVLLDGGVRRGSDVVKALALGAKAVMIGRAYLWGLAANGQPGVENVLDILRGGIDSALLGLGRSSIHELDRTDVVIPPGFETTLGA from the coding sequence ATGAGCAACGGTTGGTTCGAGAGCGTCGCCGAAGCACAGCGCAGGGCTCGTAAGCGCTTGCCGTGGTCGGTCTACGGTGCGTTGATCGCGGGCTCGGAGAAGGGCGCGACGCTCGCCGACAACCAGGCGGCGTTCGGTGAGCTGGGATTCGCCCCGCACGTCGCGGGACTGTCGCCGGAACGGGACCTGGCCACGACCGTGCTGGGGCAGCCGATCTCGCTGCCGGTGGTCATCTCGCCGACCGGCGTGCAGGCGGTGCACCCGGACGGTGAGGTGGCCGTGGCCCGCGCGGCCGCAGCGCGCGGGACGGCCATGGGGCTGAGCGGCTTCGCGAGCAAATCGATCGAGGACGTGGTGGCGGCGAATCCGCAGACGTTCTTCCAGACCTATTGGGTGGGCGGACGGGACGCCGTGGTCCGGCGGATGCAGCGGGCGAAGGAGGCCGGTGCGGTCGGAATGATCGCGACCACGGACTGGTCGTTCTCGCACGGCCGGGACTGGGGCAGTCCGTCGATCCCGGAGAGCATGAGCCTAGCCACGATGCTGTGTTACGCCCCGGAAGCGTTGCGGCATCCGCGCTGGCTGGCGGCGTTCGCGAAGCAGCGCACGATCCCGGACCTGCGTGTGCCCAATGTGGACGGACGTGGCGAGCAGGGGCCGACGTTCTTCGGTGCCTACGGGCAGTGGATGCAGACACCGCCGCCGAGCTGGGACGACATCGCGTGGATGCGCGAGCAGTGGGACGGCCCGTTCATGCTCAAGGGCGTGTGCCGGGTCGACGACGCCAAGCGCGCCGTCGACGCCGGGGTCACGGCGATCTCGGTGTCCAACCACGGCGGCAACAACCTGGACGGCACCCCGGCGAGCATCCGGGTGCTGCCCGCCATCGCGGACGCGGTCGGCGGGCAGGTGGAGGTGCTGCTCGACGGCGGCGTGCGCCGGGGCAGCGACGTCGTCAAGGCGCTCGCGCTCGGCGCGAAGGCGGTCATGATCGGCCGCGCCTACCTGTGGGGCCTGGCCGCGAACGGTCAGCCCGGCGTGGAGAACGTCCTCGACATCCTGCGCGGCGGTATCGACTCCGCTCTGCTCGGCCTGGGGCGCTCCTCGATCCACGAACTCGACCGCACCGACGTGGTCATCCCACCCGGCTTCGAAACCACGCTCGGAGCCTGA
- a CDS encoding MFS transporter: protein MSPTSNGAAPGHYRPDIVRKIKLRIVPFLAVLYIIAFIDRANVGYAALGMNSDLGITAVQFGFIAGLFSIGYFAFEVPSNMLMRRVGARRWIARILFSWGLVAVLTGLVQNVTQLAIARTLLGIAEAGFFPCVLLYLSQWFPERERARVVAQFMVALPVATLIAGPLSGLILDHVHWLDLASWRWVFILEGMPAVLLGVITLFVLVDAPSQAQWLSAAEKRWLTDTLERENAAKNARHRQPGFWRSLLGARVLALSLIYYSKSVAIYVLAFFTPQIVQGLGQNLSHSTVGVLSALPYGAAAVVMVWWARHSDRTRERRWHVAVPLFVCAAGLCAMPFAEGSLVTSLLLLTVVTVAVYATYGPFWSLPSLFLTGPAVAVGLASINSIANLGGFVGPFGFGALETATGDITAGLALVAIVLVISGVLVVRLRFVRDAEAALRPDDARHDPHRTDPALQKEIP, encoded by the coding sequence ATGTCCCCCACCAGCAATGGCGCTGCGCCAGGACACTACCGGCCGGACATCGTCCGCAAGATCAAACTCCGGATCGTCCCCTTCCTCGCCGTCCTTTACATCATCGCGTTCATCGACCGTGCCAACGTCGGCTACGCCGCGCTAGGCATGAACAGCGACCTCGGCATCACCGCCGTGCAGTTCGGCTTCATCGCCGGGCTGTTCTCCATCGGATACTTCGCCTTCGAGGTGCCCAGCAACATGCTGATGCGCCGAGTCGGCGCCCGGCGCTGGATCGCCCGCATCCTGTTCAGCTGGGGCTTGGTGGCGGTGCTGACCGGCCTGGTCCAGAACGTCACCCAGCTTGCGATCGCCCGCACGCTGCTCGGCATCGCCGAAGCCGGCTTCTTCCCCTGCGTGCTGCTCTACCTCAGCCAGTGGTTCCCGGAACGCGAGCGCGCCCGCGTGGTCGCCCAGTTCATGGTCGCCCTCCCCGTGGCCACGCTGATCGCCGGACCGCTGTCCGGGCTGATCCTCGACCACGTCCACTGGCTCGACCTGGCCAGCTGGCGCTGGGTGTTCATCCTCGAAGGCATGCCCGCCGTCCTGCTCGGCGTGATCACCCTGTTCGTGCTGGTCGACGCACCTTCCCAAGCTCAGTGGTTGAGCGCGGCGGAAAAGCGGTGGCTCACCGACACCCTGGAGCGGGAGAACGCCGCCAAAAACGCCCGCCACCGACAGCCCGGGTTCTGGCGCAGCCTGCTCGGCGCACGGGTACTCGCCCTGTCGCTGATCTACTACAGCAAGTCCGTCGCGATCTACGTTTTGGCGTTCTTCACCCCGCAGATCGTCCAAGGCCTCGGGCAGAACCTGAGCCACTCCACGGTGGGCGTGCTCTCCGCGCTGCCCTACGGTGCCGCGGCCGTGGTCATGGTCTGGTGGGCGCGACACTCCGACCGCACCCGCGAACGCCGTTGGCACGTGGCGGTTCCACTGTTCGTCTGCGCCGCCGGGTTGTGCGCCATGCCGTTCGCCGAAGGCAGCCTCGTCACCTCCCTGCTGTTGCTGACCGTCGTCACCGTCGCCGTCTACGCGACATACGGGCCGTTCTGGTCACTGCCCTCGCTGTTCCTCACCGGCCCCGCCGTTGCGGTCGGGCTGGCCTCGATCAACTCGATCGCCAACCTCGGCGGGTTCGTCGGCCCGTTCGGGTTCGGTGCGCTCGAAACCGCAACCGGAGACATCACCGCCGGGCTCGCGCTCGTCGCCATCGTCCTGGTCATCTCCGGCGTGCTCGTGGTGCGACTGCGCTTCGTCCGCGACGCCGAAGCCGCCTTGCGACCCGACGACGCCCGGCACGACCCGCACCGCACCGATCCGGCGCTGCAGAAGGAGATCCCATGA
- a CDS encoding 4-carboxy-4-hydroxy-2-oxoadipate aldolase/oxaloacetate decarboxylase, whose amino-acid sequence MTTTPEQLARLAALGTATVYEANGQTGAFDSGLKPLDPGSRMAGRAVTLDLPPADNWYVHLAVLQAGPGDVLVVDAKGYLEAGPWGDVLTCAAQQRGLAGLVIDGAVRDSRDIIDSGFPVFTRGLSIKGTSKSVPGRINVPVHVGGVTVEPGDVVLGDADGLVRVPAAEIGQALRASESRQAKENGFRERLRIGATTLELLGLADPR is encoded by the coding sequence ATGACCACGACCCCGGAACAACTCGCACGCCTTGCCGCTCTCGGCACTGCCACCGTCTACGAGGCCAACGGGCAGACAGGAGCCTTCGATTCCGGGCTCAAGCCCCTCGACCCGGGCAGCCGGATGGCCGGACGCGCCGTGACGCTGGACCTCCCACCGGCCGACAACTGGTACGTGCACCTCGCCGTGCTGCAAGCAGGCCCCGGCGACGTCCTCGTCGTCGACGCGAAGGGCTACCTCGAAGCCGGCCCCTGGGGCGACGTGCTCACCTGCGCGGCCCAGCAACGCGGCCTCGCCGGGCTCGTCATCGACGGAGCGGTCCGCGACAGCCGCGACATCATCGATTCCGGCTTCCCGGTGTTCACCCGCGGGCTGTCCATCAAAGGCACCAGCAAATCCGTACCGGGTCGGATCAACGTTCCGGTCCACGTCGGCGGAGTCACCGTCGAACCCGGCGACGTCGTGCTCGGCGACGCCGATGGACTCGTTCGGGTCCCCGCAGCCGAGATCGGGCAAGCCCTGCGAGCATCCGAGTCGCGCCAGGCCAAGGAAAACGGCTTCCGCGAACGCCTCCGCATCGGCGCCACCACCCTCGAACTGCTCGGCCTGGCCGATCCGCGCTGA
- a CDS encoding SPFH domain-containing protein, which yields MTAQVDTREREKIRMPESPVEERESFRLSGMPMAGLALLLVIGGGVVLTIGLAGEIAVPIIVGGVLVVAGLLLSGGLVAVAPGEARVLQFLGRYTGTVRPTGLHWVNPFSSKTKVSTRIRNHETAVMKVNDSGGSPIEIAAVVVWQVADTAQASFAVDSFVEFVETQTETAVRHIATSYPYDSDDEHPFSLRENADEITGKLSAEITARVEAAGVDVIESRLTHLAYAPEIAQAMLQRQQAGAVVAARQRIVEGAVGMVDLALQRLSEREVVELDEERKAAMVSNLLVVLCGDTQPVVNTGSLYH from the coding sequence ATGACCGCTCAAGTGGACACGCGGGAACGCGAAAAGATCCGGATGCCGGAATCGCCGGTCGAGGAACGGGAGAGCTTCCGGCTGTCGGGAATGCCGATGGCAGGGCTCGCGCTGCTGCTCGTCATCGGCGGGGGAGTGGTGCTCACGATCGGACTCGCCGGGGAGATCGCCGTGCCGATCATCGTCGGGGGCGTGCTGGTGGTCGCCGGACTGCTGCTCTCCGGCGGGCTCGTCGCCGTCGCACCCGGTGAAGCCCGAGTGCTGCAATTCCTCGGCCGCTACACCGGAACCGTGCGCCCAACAGGACTGCACTGGGTGAACCCGTTCAGCTCCAAGACGAAGGTCTCCACCCGGATCCGCAACCACGAGACCGCCGTCATGAAGGTCAACGACTCCGGCGGCAGCCCGATCGAGATCGCCGCCGTCGTCGTCTGGCAGGTCGCCGACACCGCGCAAGCCTCGTTCGCGGTGGACAGCTTCGTGGAATTCGTGGAAACCCAGACCGAGACCGCGGTGCGCCACATCGCCACCAGCTACCCCTACGACAGCGATGACGAGCACCCGTTCTCACTGCGGGAGAACGCCGACGAGATCACCGGCAAGCTCTCCGCCGAGATCACGGCACGCGTCGAAGCGGCAGGCGTCGACGTGATCGAATCCAGGCTGACCCACCTCGCCTACGCCCCCGAGATCGCCCAAGCCATGCTGCAGCGGCAGCAGGCCGGTGCCGTGGTGGCCGCGCGGCAGCGGATCGTCGAAGGTGCCGTCGGCATGGTCGACCTCGCGCTGCAGCGGCTGTCCGAACGGGAAGTCGTCGAACTCGACGAGGAACGCAAGGCGGCGATGGTCAGCAACCTGTTAGTCGTCCTCTGCGGCGACACCCAACCGGTCGTCAATACCGGTTCGTTGTATCACTGA
- a CDS encoding alpha/beta fold hydrolase: MPVVELSAGTIDYDDTGGNDPVLLFLHGFAQNGSLWRHVVHELRAEHRCVVPTLPLGGHRHPMRPDADLSLRGVSRLVSELIERLGLQEVTLVENDWGGAHLTIAEDGDQRVSRLVLTSCEAFDNYPPGLPGRTVWLAAKIPGGITAMAQALRLRGLRRLPIAFGWMSKRRVPDDVMDSWLHPVITQSAIRRDARKYLRAVDRRDTFAAADALRCFDRPALVIWAAEDRVMPPDHGRRLAELLPRGRLIEINDSYTLIPEDRPGELAATIRRFIREAPATG, encoded by the coding sequence ATGCCAGTGGTCGAGCTTTCGGCAGGCACCATCGACTACGACGACACCGGCGGAAACGACCCGGTCCTGCTGTTCCTGCACGGCTTCGCGCAGAACGGCTCGCTCTGGCGCCACGTGGTGCACGAGCTGCGCGCGGAACACCGTTGCGTGGTACCGACCCTTCCGCTCGGCGGGCACCGCCACCCGATGCGCCCGGACGCGGACCTGTCGCTGCGCGGAGTGTCCCGCCTGGTCTCCGAGCTCATCGAGAGGCTGGGACTCCAAGAAGTCACCCTCGTGGAGAACGACTGGGGTGGAGCACATCTGACCATCGCCGAGGACGGCGATCAGCGAGTGTCGCGGCTGGTGCTCACCTCGTGCGAGGCGTTCGACAACTACCCGCCGGGCCTTCCCGGACGCACGGTGTGGCTCGCGGCGAAAATTCCGGGTGGCATCACCGCCATGGCACAGGCTCTGCGGCTCCGCGGCCTGCGGCGCCTACCGATCGCGTTCGGCTGGATGAGCAAACGACGAGTCCCGGATGACGTCATGGACTCGTGGCTGCACCCGGTGATCACCCAGTCCGCGATCCGGCGCGATGCGCGGAAGTACCTCCGCGCCGTCGACCGACGCGACACGTTCGCCGCCGCGGACGCGTTGCGCTGCTTCGACCGTCCCGCCCTCGTCATCTGGGCGGCCGAAGACCGCGTCATGCCACCGGATCACGGACGACGCCTGGCCGAACTGCTGCCCCGCGGCCGGCTGATCGAGATCAACGACTCCTACACGCTCATCCCCGAAGACCGACCGGGCGAACTCGCCGCGACGATCCGCCGGTTCATCCGGGAAGCGCCAGCCACCGGTTGA
- a CDS encoding DUF1932 domain-containing protein: protein MQEVVIVGCGEVGLAYARKALELDPAPRLQLLDPAPGAEAVEFAASTGTGLHASAGTWLDESTVVLLAVPGQAATRALETITPWLFSGATVADLSTAATESKQRSAEHCRTGGIRYVDLAITGSVAANGPRTPLLYAGPECAGLITLLERLGAPLTLLDGAEPGDAMRVKLLRSVIMKGLEALVVECVPAAEEYGVTEQLWTSLGDVDRTGFVPLLHAMLRTHAQHAARREHEVAQSAEQLEAIGRPSAMTRATQQRFAATLAADQSEQDSAPARS from the coding sequence ATGCAGGAAGTCGTCATCGTCGGCTGCGGGGAGGTGGGACTCGCCTACGCCCGCAAGGCACTGGAGCTGGATCCCGCACCCCGGTTGCAACTGCTCGACCCCGCCCCCGGCGCGGAGGCCGTCGAGTTCGCCGCGAGCACCGGGACCGGGTTGCACGCCTCGGCCGGGACATGGCTGGACGAGTCCACCGTGGTCCTGCTCGCCGTCCCGGGACAGGCCGCGACACGAGCGCTCGAAACCATCACGCCCTGGTTGTTCTCCGGCGCCACCGTCGCCGACCTGAGCACCGCGGCGACCGAGTCCAAGCAGCGGTCGGCCGAGCACTGCCGGACCGGCGGGATCCGGTACGTGGACCTGGCGATCACCGGTTCCGTCGCGGCGAACGGGCCGCGCACGCCGCTGCTCTACGCCGGCCCGGAATGCGCCGGGCTGATCACCCTGCTGGAGCGGCTGGGCGCCCCGCTGACGCTGCTGGACGGGGCCGAACCCGGGGACGCGATGCGGGTGAAGCTGCTCCGCTCGGTGATCATGAAAGGCCTGGAGGCGCTGGTCGTCGAATGCGTTCCGGCCGCCGAGGAGTACGGCGTGACCGAGCAGCTATGGACCTCGCTCGGCGACGTCGACCGCACCGGTTTCGTCCCGCTGCTGCACGCGATGCTGCGCACCCACGCACAGCACGCGGCCCGCCGCGAGCACGAAGTGGCCCAATCCGCCGAACAGCTCGAAGCGATCGGGCGCCCCAGCGCGATGACCCGGGCGACGCAGCAGCGATTCGCCGCCACCCTCGCCGCCGATCAGTCCGAACAGGACTCCGCGCCCGCACGGTCCTGA
- a CDS encoding IS3 family transposase (programmed frameshift) has protein sequence MPKPYPQEFRDDVVAVARRGEAPLKQIAKGFGISESCLANWLKAADVEDGKRAGVTREESAELRELRKRNRVLEQENEVLRKAAAYLAQGNLPKIVFPLVRELAAPGAPIRAPAAVTCRVLGISRQAYYQWRRDPVSRRDIDDAHLINAALDIHVDDPTEGYRFIADELSARGFAASENRVWRICSMQRIFSLHAKKKGRFRKPGPPVHDDLVGREFTTTAPDVTWLTDITEHSTAEGKLYLCAVKDCYSNRIVGYSISHRMKSSLAVAAVRNALALRANPRGVIVHSDRGSQFRSKKFRRLLRKHELTGSMGRVGACGDNAAMESFFSLLQKNVLDTRRWRTREELRLAIVSWIETKYHRKRRQRRLGKLTPVEFETIYTAAHAA, from the exons GTGCCCAAGCCCTACCCCCAGGAGTTCCGTGATGATGTGGTCGCTGTGGCCCGTCGTGGCGAGGCTCCGTTGAAGCAGATCGCCAAGGGTTTCGGGATCTCAGAGTCCTGCCTGGCCAACTGGCTCAAAGCCGCGGACGTCGAAGACGGCAAGCGTGCCGGCGTGACGCGGGAGGAGTCCGCTGAGCTGCGGGAACTCCGCAAGCGCAACCGGGTGCTGGAGCAGGAGAACGAGGTCCTGCGCAAGGCCGCGGCGTATCTGGCGCAGGGCAATCTGCCG AAAATAGTCTTCCCGCTCGTCCGTGAACTGGCCGCTCCCGGCGCCCCGATCAGGGCGCCGGCCGCGGTGACGTGCAGGGTGCTGGGGATCTCCCGGCAGGCTTACTACCAGTGGCGTCGTGACCCGGTCTCCCGGCGGGACATCGACGACGCGCATCTGATCAACGCGGCGCTGGACATCCACGTCGACGATCCCACCGAGGGGTACCGGTTCATCGCCGACGAACTGTCTGCCCGCGGGTTCGCGGCGTCGGAGAACCGGGTGTGGCGTATCTGCTCGATGCAACGCATCTTTTCTTTGCACGCCAAGAAAAAGGGCCGGTTCCGGAAGCCGGGTCCGCCGGTGCACGACGACCTCGTGGGACGGGAATTCACCACCACCGCCCCGGATGTCACGTGGTTGACCGACATCACCGAACATTCCACTGCCGAGGGGAAGTTGTATCTGTGCGCGGTCAAGGACTGCTACTCCAACCGGATCGTTGGCTACTCGATCAGCCACCGGATGAAGTCCTCGCTGGCGGTCGCGGCGGTGCGTAATGCCCTCGCGCTACGAGCGAACCCACGTGGAGTGATCGTGCACTCGGATCGAGGTAGCCAGTTCCGGTCGAAGAAGTTCCGGCGCCTGCTACGGAAACACGAGCTGACCGGGTCGATGGGCCGGGTCGGGGCGTGTGGCGACAACGCCGCGATGGAATCGTTCTTTTCCTTGCTACAAAAGAACGTTCTCGACACCCGACGGTGGCGCACCCGCGAGGAACTCCGGCTGGCGATTGTGTCCTGGATCGAGACGAAATACCACCGTAAACGCCGGCAACGACGCCTGGGCAAACTCACCCCGGTCGAGTTTGAGACCATCTACACCGCCGCACACGCGGCCTGA
- a CDS encoding SDR family oxidoreductase, with the protein MQRTPAGLVIAVTGAARGIGREIARELAAAGARVAVGDRDLEAAVDTARQLPGDVAAFAVDVTDTASFTAFLEAVEERWAPIDVLVNNAGVMWVGPFDEEPDSAARRQVDVNLLGVIRGVRLAAPAMRARGRGQIVTVASGAAKLAPAGEATYAATKHAVYGYLNAVRTELHGSGVQLSVVLPGVVETELAAGTATGPVRRLAPAEVAQAVLAVIRRPRFEITLPRRLNFGARMAALLPDPARFLLLRAVVPNQVLADKNARRTYENRAVSGTEGASEQ; encoded by the coding sequence GTGCAGCGGACACCGGCCGGGCTGGTCATCGCCGTCACGGGCGCCGCCAGAGGAATCGGGCGCGAGATCGCCCGCGAACTGGCCGCGGCGGGCGCCCGCGTCGCCGTCGGCGACCGCGACCTGGAAGCCGCCGTCGACACCGCGCGACAACTGCCCGGTGATGTCGCCGCGTTCGCAGTCGACGTCACCGACACCGCCTCGTTCACCGCGTTCCTGGAGGCCGTCGAGGAACGCTGGGCGCCCATCGACGTGCTGGTCAACAACGCGGGCGTGATGTGGGTCGGGCCGTTCGACGAGGAACCGGACAGCGCCGCGCGGCGCCAAGTGGACGTCAACCTGCTCGGCGTCATCCGCGGCGTGCGGCTCGCCGCGCCCGCCATGCGCGCCCGCGGTCGCGGCCAGATCGTCACCGTCGCCTCCGGAGCCGCGAAGCTCGCGCCCGCGGGAGAAGCCACGTACGCGGCCACCAAGCACGCCGTGTACGGCTACCTCAACGCCGTGCGCACCGAACTGCACGGCAGCGGCGTCCAGCTCTCGGTGGTGCTGCCCGGTGTGGTGGAGACCGAACTCGCCGCCGGAACCGCCACCGGGCCGGTGCGCAGGCTCGCCCCCGCCGAGGTCGCGCAAGCCGTGCTCGCCGTCATCCGGCGACCGCGCTTCGAAATCACCCTGCCCCGCCGCTTGAACTTCGGCGCGCGGATGGCGGCGCTACTGCCCGACCCGGCCCGTTTCCTCTTGCTGCGCGCCGTGGTGCCGAACCAGGTCCTGGCCGACAAGAACGCCCGACGCACCTACGAGAACCGTGCCGTGAGCGGCACAGAGGGGGCCTCCGAACAATGA
- a CDS encoding TetR/AcrR family transcriptional regulator produces MSERTTRTDRAEATRERILSTAERLFAEHGLFAVSNRQVSEAAGQGNNAAVGYHFGTKTDLVRAIVRKHTEEIERLRLGLVEQTNGSTDVRDWVACFVHPFTRHLADLGTPTWFARFAAQLMTDPGFRPIMVEEALTSSTLHEALAGMDRCLPELPTDVRAERYDMVRQLIMHMCAERERALAEETPTPRADWHAASCGLIDAITGMWLAPVTPPAEDPGAN; encoded by the coding sequence GTGAGCGAACGAACGACACGGACCGATCGGGCCGAGGCGACCAGGGAACGAATCCTCAGCACGGCCGAGCGCCTGTTCGCCGAACACGGCCTGTTCGCGGTCTCCAACAGGCAGGTGAGCGAAGCCGCAGGCCAGGGCAACAACGCCGCCGTGGGCTACCACTTCGGCACCAAAACCGACCTGGTGCGGGCGATCGTGCGCAAGCACACCGAGGAGATCGAACGGCTCCGGCTGGGCCTGGTCGAGCAGACCAACGGCTCCACCGACGTCCGGGACTGGGTCGCGTGCTTCGTCCACCCCTTCACCCGGCACCTCGCCGACCTCGGCACGCCGACCTGGTTCGCCCGGTTCGCCGCGCAGCTCATGACCGATCCCGGTTTCCGCCCGATCATGGTCGAGGAGGCGCTGACCTCATCGACGCTGCACGAGGCGCTCGCCGGCATGGACCGCTGCCTGCCGGAGCTGCCCACCGACGTGCGCGCCGAGCGCTACGACATGGTGCGGCAGCTCATCATGCACATGTGCGCCGAACGCGAACGCGCACTCGCCGAGGAGACGCCCACTCCCCGCGCCGACTGGCACGCGGCGTCCTGCGGCCTGATCGACGCCATCACCGGCATGTGGCTCGCGCCCGTCACCCCGCCCGCGGAAGATCCCGGTGCTAACTGA